The following are encoded together in the Mesoterricola sediminis genome:
- a CDS encoding LegC family aminotransferase — MTNGPAPAFIPLSVPELRGREWDYVKDCLDTGWVSSVGAYVDRFERAVAEAVGVAHGVAVMNGTAALHLALRIAGVQAGDEVLVSDLTFIAPANAIRYLDAHPVFVDADPVTWQMDATRVEAFLAGSCRREGERLVNRETGRRVACLLPVDVAGHPVDLDPLLELARRYGLPLVEDASECLGAHYKDVPAGSRADMACLSFNGNKVITTGGGGMLLTNREDWARRAKYLSTTAKDDAVEFVHGEVGYNYRMTNVLAALGCAQLEHLGPYVARKRAIAARYREGLAGIPGLLPMEEPPWARSIFWMYTVLVDPAAYGLDSRGLLAELGARNIQARPLWQPMHLSPAHAGCQTLGGAVAERLNRQGLSIPCSVGLTDADQDRVIQTLAGLARS, encoded by the coding sequence ATGACGAACGGACCCGCCCCGGCCTTCATCCCCCTCTCCGTCCCGGAGCTCCGCGGACGGGAATGGGACTACGTCAAGGACTGCCTGGACACGGGCTGGGTCAGCTCCGTGGGCGCCTACGTGGACCGGTTCGAGCGGGCCGTGGCCGAAGCCGTGGGCGTGGCCCACGGGGTGGCCGTCATGAACGGCACCGCCGCCCTCCACCTGGCCCTGCGGATCGCCGGCGTCCAGGCCGGGGATGAGGTGCTGGTCTCCGATCTCACCTTCATCGCGCCCGCCAATGCCATCCGGTACCTGGACGCCCACCCCGTCTTCGTGGACGCGGACCCGGTCACCTGGCAGATGGACGCCACCCGGGTGGAGGCCTTCCTCGCCGGGTCCTGCCGCCGGGAGGGGGAACGCCTCGTCAACCGGGAGACGGGACGGCGCGTGGCCTGCCTCCTGCCCGTGGACGTGGCCGGTCACCCGGTGGATCTGGATCCCCTTCTGGAGCTGGCCCGCCGCTACGGTCTGCCCCTGGTGGAGGACGCCTCCGAATGCCTGGGGGCCCACTACAAGGACGTCCCGGCCGGGAGCCGCGCGGACATGGCCTGCCTGAGCTTCAACGGCAACAAGGTGATCACGACGGGCGGGGGCGGGATGCTGCTCACCAACCGGGAGGACTGGGCCCGCCGGGCCAAGTATCTCAGCACCACCGCCAAGGACGACGCCGTGGAGTTCGTCCACGGCGAGGTGGGCTACAACTACCGGATGACGAACGTCCTCGCCGCCCTCGGCTGCGCCCAGCTGGAGCACCTCGGCCCCTACGTCGCGCGCAAGCGCGCCATCGCGGCCCGCTACCGGGAGGGCCTCGCCGGGATCCCGGGCCTCCTCCCCATGGAGGAGCCGCCCTGGGCCCGGAGCATCTTCTGGATGTACACCGTCCTCGTGGACCCCGCCGCCTACGGGCTGGACAGCCGGGGCCTCCTCGCCGAGCTCGGCGCCCGCAACATCCAGGCCCGCCCCCTGTGGCAGCCCATGCACCTGAGCCCCGCCCACGCGGGCTGCCAGACCCTGGGGGGCGCCGTCGCCGAGCGCCTCAACCGCCAGGGCCTGAGCATCCCCTGCTCCGTGGGTCTCACCGACGCCGACCAGGACCGGGTCATCCAGACCCTGGCCGGGCTCGCGCGGTCCTGA
- a CDS encoding acetyltransferase produces MNPAPTPSSGSLVGLGAGGHARVVLEILQVAPVVPILGLLDPDPDLHGHLLQGVPVLGGDALLVDLRSRGVTHFFLGAGAAGSLAVRERTHQAALAAGLLPVDALHPRAWISPSAAWATGLTAMAQAVVHPGARLGTQVVVNTGAIVEHDCRVGDLAYLAPAACLLGGCEVGAGAFLGAGCIIKQGLRIGEHAVIGAGAVVLEDVPPFTTVVGNPARTLRPRSPL; encoded by the coding sequence ATGAACCCGGCCCCCACCCCCTCCTCCGGAAGCCTCGTGGGCCTGGGCGCCGGCGGCCACGCCCGGGTCGTGCTGGAGATCCTGCAGGTCGCGCCCGTGGTACCGATCCTCGGCCTCCTCGATCCGGATCCGGATCTCCACGGACATCTCCTCCAGGGCGTGCCCGTCCTGGGTGGCGATGCCCTCCTGGTGGACCTGCGGAGCCGAGGGGTCACCCACTTCTTCCTGGGCGCGGGCGCCGCGGGATCCCTGGCCGTCCGCGAACGGACCCACCAGGCGGCCCTCGCCGCCGGCCTCCTGCCCGTGGACGCCCTCCACCCCCGGGCCTGGATCTCCCCATCCGCCGCCTGGGCGACGGGCCTCACCGCCATGGCCCAGGCCGTCGTACACCCTGGCGCCCGCCTGGGCACCCAGGTGGTGGTCAACACCGGGGCCATCGTCGAGCATGACTGCCGCGTCGGCGACCTGGCCTACCTGGCTCCGGCCGCATGTTTGCTTGGAGGATGCGAGGTGGGCGCCGGAGCCTTCCTGGGCGCAGGTTGCATCATCAAGCAGGGCCTCCGGATCGGCGAGCACGCGGTGATCGGAGCCGGCGCGGTCGTCCTGGAGGACGTCCCCCCCTTCACGACCGTCGTGGGCAACCCCGCACGGACGCTACGCCCCCGCTCGCCCCTGTGA
- the neuC gene encoding UDP-N-acetylglucosamine 2-epimerase, with protein sequence MTRLGFVTVARSDYGIYLPLLRRAAQVPGLTWGLYVTGMHLSPASGMTVQAIEADGFPILDRVHMLMASDAPEGITLSIGQGVEGFARSFARHRPDLLVVLGDRFEMMAAALAALPFLIPVAHIHGGEITEGAMDDALRHAITKLSHLHFASTEAHARRIRQLGEAPDRVWACGAPGLDHLLDLEWLPDGELETRIGRPLVPGLLMATFHPVTLEQEATGAQVEAFLGALHDAGRPVIFTLPNADTHGQQVAGAIQAFLDTHPDCRMAGNLGTRAYFSLMRRAGAMVGNSSSGLIEAASFQLPVVNVGNRQKGRTRGRNVIDVPATRGAIADGIRRALDPAFQDSLAGMTNPYHLGEPASRLILERLLATDPASLIPKAFFDWPSAADPGRTP encoded by the coding sequence ATGACCCGCCTGGGGTTCGTCACCGTCGCCCGCTCCGACTACGGCATCTACCTTCCGCTGCTGCGCCGGGCCGCCCAGGTGCCGGGGCTGACCTGGGGCCTCTACGTGACGGGGATGCACCTCAGCCCGGCTTCCGGCATGACCGTCCAGGCCATCGAGGCCGACGGGTTCCCCATCCTGGATCGCGTCCACATGCTCATGGCCTCCGATGCGCCCGAGGGGATCACCCTCTCCATCGGCCAGGGGGTCGAGGGCTTCGCCCGTTCCTTCGCGCGGCACCGGCCCGATCTCCTGGTGGTCCTGGGCGACCGCTTCGAAATGATGGCGGCCGCCCTCGCGGCCCTACCCTTCCTCATTCCCGTCGCCCACATCCACGGGGGCGAGATCACGGAGGGGGCCATGGACGACGCCCTCCGCCACGCCATCACCAAGCTGAGCCACCTTCATTTCGCCAGCACCGAGGCCCACGCGCGCCGGATCCGGCAGCTGGGGGAGGCCCCGGACCGGGTCTGGGCCTGCGGCGCCCCAGGGCTGGACCACCTCCTGGACCTGGAATGGCTGCCCGACGGCGAGCTGGAAACCCGCATCGGCCGGCCCCTGGTGCCCGGGCTGCTCATGGCCACCTTCCATCCGGTGACCCTGGAGCAGGAAGCCACCGGGGCCCAGGTCGAGGCCTTCCTGGGAGCCCTCCACGACGCGGGCCGCCCCGTCATCTTCACCCTCCCCAACGCGGACACCCACGGCCAGCAGGTGGCCGGGGCGATCCAGGCCTTCCTGGACACCCATCCGGATTGCCGCATGGCCGGAAACCTGGGGACCCGGGCCTACTTCAGCCTCATGCGCAGGGCGGGCGCCATGGTCGGCAACTCCTCCAGCGGGCTCATCGAGGCCGCCTCCTTCCAGCTGCCCGTCGTCAACGTGGGCAACCGCCAGAAGGGCCGGACCCGGGGCCGCAACGTCATCGACGTCCCCGCCACCCGGGGGGCCATCGCCGACGGGATCCGGAGGGCCCTCGACCCCGCCTTCCAGGACAGCCTGGCCGGCATGACGAACCCGTACCACCTGGGCGAGCCCGCCTCCCGGCTGATCCTGGAGCGCCTCCTCGCGACCGACCCCGCCTCCCTCATCCCCAAGGCGTTCTTCGACTGGCCCTCCGCGGCCGACCCCGGGAGGACCCCATGA
- a CDS encoding glycosyltransferase family 2 protein has product MTTRPLVSICVPTMDRGELLEIGLKNLLSEAEPFGDKVEIVVADNASTDATPEILRSLGGRIRVGRQPERVTFPRNLLYAACDLARGEHVLLMGDDDLLVRGSLKRIVDLLEARPDLDYIYLNVGWLSVPQRNRAILEDDSRIPEDYDGIFQLREPVTRVLGRLEEVVDLCWSTPYAMFSTIFCYTLRRSRYLEEREHLALCDDWDHAVQPLDNMFPHALLSLRPCAGRPAGCIGEPAVMQGSWHQGWAPWSHKTMIHGHVLLFEWLERETAFDPERLGVLWKELARHSANMLIQMLDHPERHLGRSVLEGHALPRLIRHPEFLTTLWDGTRNLAQADFEADRMEERVAALDQEFGRPVRVALWGLRGRGERWLEHHAARLPHLEVIVDGSHALHGKETPWLKEPVQPVEALLERTFDVLVLGTREEITAQILPVLAAWVPVGTPVVSMLGLTRVSPAAVEAGAPSGAMGLPSQGRAGA; this is encoded by the coding sequence ATGACGACCCGGCCCCTTGTCTCGATCTGCGTGCCGACCATGGACCGGGGCGAGCTCCTGGAAATCGGTCTGAAGAACCTCCTCAGCGAGGCCGAGCCCTTCGGGGACAAGGTGGAGATCGTCGTGGCGGATAACGCCTCGACGGATGCCACGCCGGAGATCCTCCGGAGCCTGGGCGGACGCATCCGAGTCGGCCGGCAGCCCGAGCGGGTGACCTTCCCGCGCAACCTCCTCTACGCCGCCTGCGACCTGGCCCGGGGGGAGCACGTGCTCCTGATGGGGGACGATGACCTCCTGGTCCGCGGCTCCCTCAAGCGCATCGTGGATCTCCTCGAGGCCCGGCCCGACCTGGACTACATCTACCTGAACGTCGGCTGGCTCTCGGTCCCCCAGCGGAACCGGGCGATCCTCGAGGACGATTCGAGGATCCCCGAGGATTACGATGGCATCTTCCAGCTCCGCGAACCGGTGACCCGCGTCCTGGGGCGCCTGGAGGAGGTGGTGGACCTCTGTTGGTCGACGCCCTACGCGATGTTCTCGACCATCTTCTGCTACACCCTCCGGCGGAGCCGCTACCTGGAGGAGCGGGAGCACCTCGCCCTCTGCGACGACTGGGACCATGCGGTGCAACCCCTCGACAACATGTTCCCCCACGCCCTCCTCAGTCTTCGCCCCTGCGCCGGACGGCCCGCGGGATGCATCGGGGAGCCGGCGGTGATGCAGGGCAGTTGGCACCAGGGCTGGGCGCCCTGGTCCCACAAGACGATGATCCACGGCCACGTGCTGCTGTTCGAATGGCTGGAGCGGGAGACGGCGTTCGATCCGGAACGCCTGGGCGTCCTGTGGAAGGAGCTGGCCCGCCATTCGGCCAACATGCTGATCCAGATGCTGGACCACCCCGAGCGGCACCTGGGCCGCAGCGTCCTGGAGGGCCACGCCCTGCCCCGGCTCATCCGGCACCCGGAATTCCTGACCACGCTCTGGGATGGCACCCGCAACCTGGCCCAGGCTGATTTCGAGGCGGACCGGATGGAGGAGCGGGTCGCCGCCCTGGACCAGGAGTTCGGGCGCCCCGTCCGGGTCGCCCTCTGGGGGCTTCGGGGCCGAGGCGAACGGTGGCTGGAGCACCACGCCGCCCGGCTGCCCCATCTGGAGGTCATCGTGGACGGCTCCCATGCCCTCCACGGCAAGGAGACGCCCTGGCTCAAGGAGCCCGTTCAGCCGGTGGAGGCCCTGCTGGAGCGGACCTTCGATGTTCTGGTCCTGGGCACGCGGGAGGAGATTACGGCGCAGATCCTGCCCGTCCTCGCGGCCTGGGTTCCGGTTGGAACGCCTGTGGTGAGCATGTTGGGCCTGACGCGGGTCAGCCCGGCGGCCGTGGAGGCCGGGGCCCCGTCCGGGGCCATGGGCCTGCCTTCACAGGGGCGAGCGGGGGCGTAG
- a CDS encoding nucleotide sugar dehydrogenase — MTLPEAMTSTAPDGEAYRLPAAEELQTLLRGAEALADRGPVVVVQGLGFVGAAVAAAVAGLRDASGHPRYQVVGVDLPTPGGYWKVARINAGRSPFASPDPALASLIRQAVLETGNLRAACSEDVYALADTIIVDVPLDIADRSTVDPGALHVDLAAFRNAIAAIGRHMRPDALVLVETTVPIGTTEQVVAPILAQAFRDRGLPGTPLVAHCYERVMPGPRYIESIRSFWRSFAGMDAASSTRARAFLETLVDTPVHPLAELAAPRATELAKLLENSYRAMNIAFIQEWTVAAEALGIDLFAVVDSIRVRRGTHDNMRYPGFGVGGYCLTKDSLLAQWSLGNLFSTGLTLPMTLEALRTNYAMPLHTLSRTREFLGGSLRGRTVALCGVSYLAEVPDTRNTPAEQFVDGLEAEGGRALCHDPSLGWWPERPGTVIHPDLPEVLGQADAAVFATPHAAYRRLAADDLAAWTRPGTLLVDAMNVLDDATAEALRAAGRRVFGVGKGHWIDKGYHL; from the coding sequence ATGACGCTCCCTGAAGCCATGACCTCCACGGCCCCCGACGGGGAGGCCTACCGGCTCCCGGCCGCGGAAGAGCTCCAGACCCTGCTGCGCGGCGCCGAGGCCCTCGCGGACCGGGGCCCCGTGGTCGTGGTCCAGGGCCTCGGCTTCGTCGGCGCCGCCGTGGCCGCCGCCGTCGCCGGGCTCCGGGACGCTTCCGGGCACCCCCGCTACCAGGTCGTCGGCGTCGACCTTCCCACCCCGGGCGGCTACTGGAAGGTGGCCCGCATCAACGCGGGCCGCTCCCCCTTCGCGTCCCCCGATCCGGCGCTGGCCTCCCTCATCCGGCAAGCCGTCCTCGAGACGGGCAACCTCCGCGCGGCCTGCTCGGAGGACGTCTACGCCCTCGCCGACACGATCATCGTGGACGTTCCCCTGGACATCGCGGACCGCTCCACGGTGGATCCCGGGGCCCTCCACGTGGACCTGGCCGCATTCCGGAACGCCATCGCGGCGATCGGCCGACACATGCGGCCCGACGCCCTGGTCCTCGTGGAGACCACGGTGCCCATCGGCACCACGGAGCAGGTGGTCGCGCCCATCCTCGCCCAGGCTTTCCGGGACCGGGGCCTGCCCGGAACCCCCCTCGTCGCCCATTGCTATGAGCGCGTGATGCCAGGCCCCCGCTACATCGAGAGCATCCGGTCCTTCTGGCGCAGCTTCGCCGGCATGGACGCGGCCAGCTCCACCCGGGCCCGGGCCTTCCTGGAGACCCTGGTGGACACCCCGGTCCACCCGCTGGCCGAGCTCGCCGCCCCCCGGGCGACGGAGCTGGCCAAGCTCCTGGAGAACAGCTACCGGGCCATGAACATCGCCTTCATCCAGGAATGGACGGTGGCCGCCGAGGCCCTCGGGATCGACCTGTTCGCCGTGGTCGACAGCATCCGGGTCCGCCGGGGGACCCACGACAACATGCGCTACCCCGGCTTCGGGGTCGGGGGGTACTGCCTGACCAAGGACAGCCTCCTGGCCCAATGGTCCCTGGGGAACCTCTTCAGCACCGGCCTCACGCTGCCCATGACCCTCGAGGCCCTCCGGACCAACTACGCGATGCCGCTCCACACCCTGTCCCGGACGCGGGAGTTCCTGGGGGGGAGCCTCCGGGGCCGCACCGTGGCCCTCTGCGGGGTCTCGTACCTGGCGGAGGTCCCGGACACCCGGAACACGCCGGCGGAGCAGTTCGTGGACGGCCTGGAGGCGGAGGGAGGTCGCGCGCTCTGCCACGACCCCAGCCTCGGATGGTGGCCGGAACGGCCGGGCACCGTCATCCACCCGGACCTGCCGGAGGTGCTGGGGCAGGCGGACGCCGCCGTCTTCGCGACCCCCCACGCGGCCTACCGCCGCCTGGCCGCGGACGACCTGGCGGCCTGGACGCGGCCCGGCACCCTCCTCGTGGACGCCATGAACGTCCTGGACGATGCCACGGCCGAGGCCCTGCGCGCCGCGGGCCGGCGGGTGTTCGGCGTCGGCAAGGGCCATTGGATCGACAAGGGGTACCACCTATGA
- the rfbH gene encoding lipopolysaccharide biosynthesis protein RfbH, translating into MSTAEELRNQILELTRAYVQEAHQPKPFVPGESRVNYAGRVYGEAELLNLVGASLDFWLTAGPYAARFEEAMRGFFGSRAFVLVNSGSSANLLMVAALCAEAADKARDSGPGRLLPGDEVITPAVTFPTTLTPIVQNRLVPVFVDCEVGTYNIDPGLVEAAIGPRTKAMLVPHTVGNPCDLAALTEIARRRNLWLLEDGCDALGATFDGKLVGTFGAMSSLSFYPAHHITMGEGGGVNVNAPELKRTVLSLRDWGRDCWCDPGCNNTCGRRFDWHLGELPYGYDHKYIYSNLGYNLKATDLQAAIGMAQFDRIPAFVEARRRNFRRLQEGLASLEDRLILPRIDPRANPSPFGFPLTVREGVDRRALVNHLEAARIETRLVFGGNILRQPGFLDIERRVHGSLAASDRIMRDTLFLGVYPGLGDAQIDYMLECIHGFFAPGNRA; encoded by the coding sequence ATGTCCACGGCTGAGGAACTCCGCAACCAGATCCTGGAGCTGACCCGGGCCTACGTCCAGGAGGCCCATCAGCCCAAGCCCTTCGTGCCCGGGGAAAGCCGCGTCAACTATGCCGGGCGAGTCTACGGGGAGGCCGAGCTGCTCAACCTCGTCGGCGCCTCCCTGGATTTCTGGCTCACGGCCGGGCCCTACGCGGCGCGGTTCGAGGAGGCCATGCGCGGGTTCTTCGGAAGCCGCGCCTTCGTCCTCGTCAATTCCGGATCGAGCGCCAACCTGCTCATGGTGGCGGCCCTGTGCGCGGAGGCCGCGGACAAGGCCCGGGATTCGGGCCCCGGGCGGCTTCTGCCCGGCGACGAGGTCATCACGCCCGCGGTGACCTTCCCCACGACGCTCACCCCCATCGTCCAGAACCGCCTCGTGCCGGTCTTCGTGGATTGCGAGGTGGGCACCTACAACATCGATCCTGGTCTCGTCGAGGCCGCCATCGGGCCGCGCACGAAAGCCATGCTGGTCCCCCACACCGTCGGGAACCCCTGCGACCTCGCCGCGCTGACCGAGATCGCGCGCCGGCGGAACCTGTGGCTCCTGGAGGACGGCTGCGACGCCCTGGGGGCGACCTTCGACGGGAAGCTGGTGGGGACCTTCGGCGCCATGAGCAGCCTGAGCTTCTACCCCGCCCACCACATCACCATGGGCGAGGGCGGCGGCGTGAACGTCAACGCCCCCGAGCTCAAGCGCACCGTCCTCTCCCTCCGGGACTGGGGGCGCGACTGCTGGTGCGACCCGGGCTGCAACAACACCTGCGGGCGCCGCTTCGACTGGCACCTGGGCGAACTGCCCTACGGCTACGACCACAAGTACATCTACTCGAACCTCGGCTACAACCTGAAGGCCACCGATCTCCAGGCCGCCATCGGCATGGCCCAGTTCGATCGGATCCCTGCCTTCGTCGAGGCCCGGCGGCGGAACTTCCGGCGCCTCCAGGAGGGCCTCGCGTCCCTGGAGGACCGCCTCATCCTGCCGCGCATCGACCCCCGGGCCAACCCCAGCCCCTTCGGATTCCCCCTCACCGTCCGGGAGGGGGTGGATCGGCGCGCCCTGGTGAACCACCTGGAAGCCGCCCGCATCGAGACCCGCCTCGTCTTCGGGGGCAACATCCTCCGCCAGCCCGGATTCCTGGACATCGAGCGCCGGGTGCACGGGTCCCTGGCCGCGTCCGACCGCATCATGCGGGACACGCTCTTCCTGGGCGTCTACCCCGGACTGGGGGATGCGCAGATCGACTACATGCTCGAATGCATCCACGGCTTCTTCGCGCCCGGGAACCGGGCCTGA
- a CDS encoding NAD-dependent epimerase/dehydratase family protein, whose amino-acid sequence MNAHAKKILITGGAGFVGYHLARRLAGEGGHDVLLADNFVRGRRDADLEALAALPGVRLLEADLTTPEGVASLGGGYDEVYHLAAIIGVENVLRRPHEVVRVNALSTLLLLDWMARGGGKRFLFSSTSEAYAWTQGFHPLPIPTPEDVPLALTDLANPRSSYAGSKIFGELAVTQYALMHGFPAAIVRYHNVYGPRMGHEHVIPQIYRRCLSGESPLKVYSADHRRAFCHVSDAVDATLAALRSAEGAPATLNIGNDRAEVTIAELARMILDQAGLPAAIVPAEAANDPIVRRCPDLTALRTRLGLEPRVGLREGLADTLAWYEPHYRTPRP is encoded by the coding sequence ATGAACGCGCATGCGAAAAAGATCCTGATCACGGGAGGCGCCGGCTTCGTCGGGTACCACCTGGCGCGGCGGCTGGCCGGCGAGGGTGGCCACGATGTGCTCCTGGCGGACAATTTCGTGCGCGGCCGGAGGGACGCCGACCTGGAGGCCCTCGCGGCCCTGCCCGGGGTGCGCCTGCTCGAGGCCGACCTCACCACCCCCGAGGGGGTGGCGTCCCTGGGCGGCGGCTACGACGAGGTCTACCACCTGGCCGCCATCATCGGCGTCGAGAACGTGCTGCGCCGGCCCCACGAGGTGGTGCGGGTGAACGCCCTCTCCACCCTCCTGCTCCTGGACTGGATGGCCCGGGGCGGCGGAAAGCGGTTCCTCTTCTCGAGCACCTCGGAGGCCTACGCCTGGACCCAGGGCTTCCATCCCCTGCCCATCCCCACGCCGGAGGACGTCCCCCTCGCCCTGACCGACCTGGCCAATCCGCGCAGCTCGTACGCCGGCAGCAAGATCTTCGGGGAGCTGGCCGTGACCCAGTACGCCCTGATGCACGGTTTCCCCGCGGCGATCGTCCGCTACCACAACGTCTATGGCCCGCGCATGGGCCACGAGCACGTGATTCCCCAGATCTACCGCCGCTGCCTCTCCGGCGAATCCCCCCTCAAGGTCTACAGCGCCGACCACCGGCGGGCCTTCTGCCACGTCTCGGACGCCGTGGACGCGACCCTCGCCGCCCTCCGGTCCGCGGAGGGGGCGCCGGCCACCCTGAACATCGGCAACGACCGCGCCGAGGTCACCATCGCCGAACTGGCCCGCATGATCCTCGACCAGGCCGGGCTGCCGGCGGCCATCGTGCCGGCGGAGGCCGCCAACGACCCCATCGTGCGCCGCTGCCCCGACCTCACCGCCCTCCGGACCCGCCTCGGCCTCGAGCCCCGGGTGGGCCTCCGGGAAGGCCTGGCCGACACCCTGGCCTGGTACGAACCCCACTACCGGACCCCCCGCCCATGA
- a CDS encoding class I SAM-dependent methyltransferase: protein MTHLPPALPRPCPGCACPDHRVLHAQRLAVPAEGALLAGYDVVACEACGLVFASPLPDQAAFDAYYRDQSQYEGHDRVSSSLSAYDLRHYGAVAEHLARLVPDRATRILDMGCARGGQLEALAAVGFRNLAGVDPSPACIAQGGARVRASFRQGWVGDLRPGECDVLILGSVLEHLRDLAPLLDHLRACLAPGAGCYVEVPDAGRFAEGLDAPFQEFSAEHINFFTAASLQGLMARHGFALVECWPARILQAPGKWVLDLKAFYRVDPAVSPLRGRDEEGERAIAAYVAASRALEARDRPRLAEMARQGGPLIVWGVGVHTRRLLAEGVLDPAHIAAFVDSNPKNQGLTFQDRPVLAPEQLTGRTERILISSMQFERDIFRQIRQTLGLANSVSTLYTPVDALERDLAEDP from the coding sequence GTGACGCACCTGCCGCCTGCCCTTCCCCGTCCCTGCCCTGGTTGCGCCTGCCCCGACCACCGGGTCCTCCACGCGCAAAGGCTGGCCGTTCCGGCCGAAGGCGCCCTCCTGGCGGGGTATGACGTGGTCGCCTGCGAGGCCTGCGGCCTCGTCTTCGCGTCCCCCCTCCCCGACCAGGCGGCATTCGACGCGTATTACCGGGACCAGAGCCAGTACGAAGGGCACGATCGGGTTTCCAGCTCCCTGTCCGCCTATGACCTGCGCCATTACGGCGCTGTGGCGGAGCACCTGGCCAGGCTCGTCCCCGATCGGGCCACGCGGATCCTGGACATGGGGTGCGCCCGCGGCGGTCAATTGGAGGCCCTGGCCGCCGTCGGCTTCCGGAACCTGGCGGGCGTCGATCCTTCCCCCGCCTGCATCGCCCAGGGCGGCGCCCGGGTGCGGGCCTCCTTCCGGCAGGGGTGGGTGGGGGACCTGCGGCCCGGCGAATGCGATGTCCTGATCCTCGGTTCGGTGCTCGAGCACCTGCGGGACCTGGCCCCCCTCCTCGACCACCTCCGCGCCTGCCTCGCCCCCGGCGCCGGCTGCTACGTGGAGGTGCCGGACGCGGGCCGGTTTGCCGAAGGCCTCGACGCGCCCTTCCAGGAGTTCAGCGCCGAGCACATCAACTTCTTCACGGCCGCCAGCCTCCAGGGCCTGATGGCCCGCCACGGCTTCGCCCTTGTCGAGTGCTGGCCAGCCCGGATCCTCCAGGCCCCCGGCAAGTGGGTGCTGGACCTGAAAGCCTTCTACCGGGTCGATCCTGCCGTTTCCCCACTCCGGGGGCGGGACGAGGAAGGCGAGCGAGCCATCGCCGCCTACGTGGCGGCCTCCCGGGCCCTGGAGGCCCGGGATCGCCCCCGCCTGGCCGAAATGGCGAGGCAGGGCGGCCCCCTCATCGTGTGGGGGGTCGGGGTCCACACCCGGCGGCTCCTGGCCGAGGGCGTCCTGGACCCCGCCCACATCGCCGCCTTCGTGGACAGCAACCCCAAAAACCAGGGCCTCACCTTCCAGGACCGCCCCGTCCTCGCCCCCGAGCAGCTGACGGGCAGGACCGAGCGCATCCTCATCAGCTCGATGCAGTTCGAACGGGATATCTTCCGGCAGATCCGCCAAACGCTCGGTCTGGCGAACTCCGTGTCGACCCTGTACACCCCCGTGGACGCCCTGGAACGGGACTTGGCGGAGGACCCCTGA
- a CDS encoding nucleotidyltransferase family protein → MNRAAFERLFVRESTPLRDVIEVINHAGRISLALLVDSQEQLIATLTDGDLRRGLLAGLSLDEGTAADLLPIKAAMPNPHAVTAPVGTSPESLLRIMQEAKVRQLPLLNEAGKVVDIVLLADFIPPADLGLQALIMAGGFGTRLLPLTEDTPKPMLPVGGRPVMEWIVEQLRLSGIRRLNISTHYKPEKIQEHFGTGRDFGVELNYVNEDLPLGTGGALGLLPPPEGPFLVMNGDVFTKVNFQKMLEYHQEHEADMTVAVNLHEFQIPFGVVECDGARIRSLKEKPRSRVLINAGIYLIQPSVYEFIPQGQRFNMTDLIQWLLEAGRTVVSFPIREYWLDIGQHADYQKARKDLEDGTYDAP, encoded by the coding sequence ATGAACCGGGCGGCCTTCGAACGGCTCTTCGTGCGGGAATCCACGCCCCTCCGGGACGTCATCGAAGTCATCAACCACGCGGGCCGCATCAGCCTCGCCCTGCTCGTGGACAGCCAGGAGCAGCTGATCGCCACCCTCACGGACGGGGACCTGCGCCGGGGCCTCCTCGCGGGCCTCTCCCTCGACGAGGGCACCGCCGCCGATCTGCTGCCCATCAAGGCGGCCATGCCCAACCCCCACGCCGTGACGGCCCCCGTCGGCACCTCCCCGGAAAGCCTGCTGAGGATCATGCAGGAGGCCAAGGTGCGCCAGCTGCCCCTCCTGAACGAGGCGGGCAAGGTGGTCGACATCGTCCTGCTGGCGGATTTCATCCCGCCGGCGGACCTGGGCCTGCAGGCGCTGATCATGGCCGGGGGTTTCGGCACCCGCCTCCTCCCCCTCACCGAGGACACCCCGAAGCCCATGCTGCCCGTCGGGGGACGGCCGGTCATGGAGTGGATCGTCGAGCAGCTGCGCCTCTCGGGCATCCGGCGCCTGAACATCAGCACCCACTACAAGCCCGAGAAGATCCAGGAGCACTTCGGGACCGGGCGGGACTTCGGGGTGGAGCTCAACTACGTGAACGAGGACCTCCCCCTCGGCACGGGGGGCGCACTCGGGCTCCTGCCGCCGCCGGAAGGGCCGTTCCTGGTCATGAACGGCGACGTGTTCACGAAGGTGAACTTCCAGAAGATGCTGGAGTACCACCAGGAGCACGAGGCGGACATGACCGTCGCCGTGAACCTCCATGAGTTCCAGATCCCGTTCGGCGTGGTCGAGTGCGACGGAGCCCGGATCCGCTCCCTCAAGGAGAAGCCCCGGAGCCGCGTCCTCATCAACGCCGGCATCTACCTCATCCAGCCCTCCGTGTACGAGTTCATCCCCCAGGGCCAGCGGTTCAACATGACCGACCTGATCCAGTGGCTGCTCGAGGCGGGCCGCACCGTGGTCAGCTTCCCGATCCGGGAGTACTGGCTCGACATCGGACAGCACGCCGACTACCAGAAGGCGAGGAAGGACCTCGAGGATGGCACCTATGACGCTCCCTGA